One window of Manihot esculenta cultivar AM560-2 chromosome 17, M.esculenta_v8, whole genome shotgun sequence genomic DNA carries:
- the LOC110605451 gene encoding protein DETOXIFICATION 40 encodes MESQDELQEPISQSPSFDPPAHSEIDSRLENVLNDDKLPYFSRLRLASWIELKQLFHLAAPAVFVYMINNLMSLSTRAFAGHLGNLELAAASLGNSGVQLFAYGLMLGMGSAVETLCGQAYGAQKYAMLGTYLQRATVVLTLTGIPMTVIYLLSKPILLLLGEPPKMASAAAVFVYGLIPQIFAYAVNFPIQKFLQAQSIVNPSAIISAATLVLHLLLSWIAVFQLGMGLLGASLILSLSWWVIVAAQFIYIVKTSRCKQTWNGFTLQAFSGLWEFVKLSIASAVMLCLETWYFQILVLIAGLLDDPEIALDSLAVCMSVSALLFMVSVGFNAAASVRVSNELGAGNPKSAAFSVLMVNLVSLVISLVEAVIVLALRNVISYAFTSGETVAAAVSDLCPLLAITLVLNGVQPVLSGVAVGCGWQAFVAYVNVGCYYVVGIPVGCLLGFKFDLGAKGIWAGMMGGTMMQTIILLWVTFRTDWNKEVEKARLRLDEWEDKKEPLLRTSK; translated from the exons ATGGAGTCTCAGGATGAACTTCAAGAACCAATTTCACAGTCACCGTCTTTTGATCCACCTGCTCATTCTGAGATTGACTCCAGGCTCGAAAACGTGCTGAACGATGACAAGTTACCATACTTCAGCCGCCTCCGGTTGGCTTCTTGGATCGAACTTAAACAACTCTTCCACTTGGCGGCACCGGCTGTTTTCGtttacatgatcaacaacctTATGTCTTTGTCCACCAGAGCCTTCGCTGGCCACCTTGGGAATCTTGAGCTTGCCGCTGCCTCTCTTGGCAATAGCGGCGTACAACTCTTTGCTTATGGCCTAATG TTGGGGATGGGAAGTGCAGTGGAAACTCTGTGTGGCCAAGCTTATGGAGCTCAAAAGTATGCAATGCTAGGCACGTATCTCCAAAGAGCAACGGTTGTGTTAACTCTAACTGGGATACCGATGACTGTGATCTACCTTTTATCGAAGCCAATCTTGCTCTTACTGGGAGAGCCACCAAAAATGGCATCAGCAGCTGCAGTGTTTGTTTATGGTCTAATACCTCAAATTTTTGCTTATGCTGTGAATTTTCCAATACAAAAATTCCTCCAAGCACAAAGCATAGTGAACCCAAGTGCCATTATATCGGCAGCTACTCTCGTGCTGCACTTATTGCTAAGCTGGATTGCAGTTTTCCAGCTGGGTATGGGACTGCTTGGAGCTTCGCTGATATTAAGCTTGTCATGGTGGGTCATAGTTGCTGCCCAGTTTATTTATATAGTGAAGACTAGTCGATGTAAGCAGACGTGGAATGGATTTACGTTGCAGGCCTTTTCTGGGCTTTGGGAGTTTGTAAAGCTGTCAATAGCTTCAGCAGTAATGCTGTGCTTGGAGACTTGGTACTTTCAGATATTGGTGTTGATTGCTGGTCTCCTCGATGACCCTGAGATTGCCTTGGATTCCCTTGCTGTTtg TATGTCTGTAAGTGCGTTGCTGTTCATGGTCTCAGTGGGATTCAACGCAGCTGCAAG CGTCAGAGTTAGCAATGAATTAGGAGCAGGGAATCCAAAATCAGCAGCCTTCTCAGTTTTGATGGTGAATTTGGTTTCTTTAGTAATCTCACTTGTAGAAGCTGTGATTGTGCTTGCTCTGCGCAATGTAATTAGCTACGCTTTCACTAGTGGAGAAACTGTAGCGGCTGCTGTTTCAGATCTTTGTCCTCTTTTGGCCATCACCCTGGTACTTAATGGTGTCCAACCAGTGCTGTCTG GGGTTGCTGTTGGATGTGGATGGCAAGCGTTTGTCGCATATGTCAATGTGGGATGCTATTATGTAGTTGGAATTCCTGTGGGTTGTCTTCTTGGGTTTAAGTTTGATCTTGGTGCAAag GGAATATGGGCTGGAATGATGGGAGGAACCATGATGCAAACCATAATCTTATTATGGGTAACTTTCCGCACTGATTGGAACAAAGAG GTAGAGAAGGCTAGACTGCGTTTGGATGAGTGGGAAGATAAGAAGGAACCACTCCTCAGAACCTCAAAATAA